CGGGATCAACGGCAAAGGGCTTTTCAATAAAAGCGTGTTTACCGGCAGCCACAATCGCTTCCATGTGTCTAGGACGCGCATAGGGCGGCGTGGCATGAATCACGATGTCCACGTCGGTGGCAAGCAGTTTTTCGTAAGCGTCCAGCCCGAAAAAGCACAGGTCATCTTGAATGTCAATCTTAGGTTGTACTTTCGGATGTTGGTTGCCGCGAAGATCATTGCGGCGTGCGACAAGCTTGTCTTCGAAAACATCCGCCATGGCAACGAATTTAACATTGTCATTGCCCATCAGGCAATTCACAACAGCGCCGCCGCCGCGGCCGCCGCAACCGATAAGACCGATCTTGAGGGTGTCCACATTGTCTTGGGCAATTCCGGATTTGCTGGAAAGAATCGCAAATCCCGCAGCAACCGCTGATGCTTTGGCAAAATCACGCCGTGACATGCCGCTTGAAGTAGATCGTTTGTTCATGTTTCAGAACCTCTCTGTTGGGGGTTAATTTACGCCGTTCAAAGCAAAGACGATTTCTAAGAACACGACCATGCTCCGAGACGACAAATTATGACATTCCGGCTTCCAAATCCGGCGTAACAGTTAGCATAACAGAAACAGGATAAAAAAATCACACTTCATGAGGGTGGGATAAATTTTAAATACCGTCTTCTCACGAAAAAACTCCGACCGAAGTACTGTGATGAAGTCTTTTCCCGAAATTACCAAACGGAGTATTCTTCCAACCAAGTTTTGAAATCTTTTTCTTTACATCGTTTGAAAACACTTGCTTCTTTCTCTCGTTCTACGATAACAAGGTTTTCTATGGCGAATTCATTTACTAAAGAAACAGATTGCGTGGAGACCACCACTTGCATCCGCTGAGAGGCGGAGCACAGTAATGCGCCTAATAGCGTAATTGCGTAAGGGGGCAATCCCAGTTCCGGTTCATCAATGACAATTGCCGACGGAGGATTGGGTTGAAGCAATTCTTCTTTTGTTGGTAATTTTCTTGGTATAAGATGAAAATCATTAAAGCGTTTCTAGCCTCTTCGCAACGCCCACGCATAGTTGTCCTGAGAAAGGTTGTAGACCAAGAAAAAAAAATCTGGGCAAGGTCAAATTAGGATGCAGAATACAGGCAGGCACTTACATGTTCGGGGGCGCCGCTTTTTGCCAGCAGCAGCAGACGCATGGTTTCGCTGAGCAGTTCTTCTGCAGAAGGGGGGCGCTCTGCTTCTTGACTGGTGATGATGCCAAAACTAAGCCCTTTGGAGATGACGCCGTTGTTTTTCAGAGGCAATACCTCACTCATGGCGCGACGGATTTTATTGGCATAGACAATGGCATTAGGGAGGCAGGTATGGGGTAATACAGCGGCGAATTGGGTATCATCATAGCGCGCGAGGATATCAGAGGTTCGCGAACTGTTGCGCAAGGCAATGGCCATTTCAAGGAGAAGATCGGCAGTCTTATCCTCGCTCTGTTCTACCTCTTTGCTAAAACCATCCAGA
This DNA window, taken from Candidatus Hydrogenedentota bacterium, encodes the following:
- a CDS encoding AAA family ATPase, with translation MPRKLPTKEELLQPNPPSAIVIDEPELGLPPYAITLLGALLCSASQRMQVVVSTQSVSLVNEFAIENLVIVEREKEASVFKRCKEKDFKTWLEEYSVW
- a CDS encoding Gfo/Idh/MocA family oxidoreductase; translation: MNKRSTSSGMSRRDFAKASAVAAGFAILSSKSGIAQDNVDTLKIGLIGCGGRGGGAVVNCLMGNDNVKFVAMADVFEDKLVARRNDLRGNQHPKVQPKIDIQDDLCFFGLDAYEKLLATDVDIVIHATPPYARPRHMEAIVAAGKHAFIEKPFAVDPVGIRQCIAAAKAAEAKGLSIVTGPQRRYQTSYMETVKQIQDGSVGDILVARAYWN